Proteins from a single region of Chryseobacterium sp. W4I1:
- the feoB gene encoding ferrous iron transport protein B, which produces MQENKKKQILLVGNPNVGKSTVFNALCNKKQKTGNYAGVTVASHSGNYTYKNEEVEVIDLPGSYSVYPSSEDEAIFSKFLIDEQKNYEGVIYILEALSLKRGLLLFQQIQDLGIPMILVVNQIDQAERRGITIDIQKFSDALGIKIIQTNAKEQLGIDQIKEAVLNNGFVKTDTASFEIPNEHKDFIQKIAANSGINNEYKAWMNLSTGSSLGKIQSIKELINEPDSKSLVPKRLQVQETVRRYQNVDKILADVISKKAQFKELLTEKLDKVLVHKFWGYIVFLMILLVIFQSVFFLAEYPMNWIDDFFSWLAAFTAEHLPDGPINSLISNGIVPGIGGIVVFAPQIGILLYFLYLLEDSGYMARVVFLMDRMLRPFGLNGKSIVPLVSGTACAIPAVISTRNIENVKERLLTILVTPFMTCSARLPVYSIIIGLIISEGSFLGIKYKALVLMGMYLLGFLVALFSAAILKRFIKNEGKTYLVMDLPAYKKPLFGYDFKMVLGKVWEFITGAGKIIFIVSIIIWFLSYFGPKQKPEQFVATNVELDHSYLAKMGKGIEPLIEPLGYDWKMGVGILTSFVAREVFVGTMSTLYSLEDDAPEVKVIDKMRRDVKPNGEKVFSFATGISVLLFYAFAMQCVSTLAVVYRETKSWKWTGLQVAMMTGLAYFVSLIAYQILK; this is translated from the coding sequence ATGCAGGAAAATAAGAAAAAACAAATTCTTTTGGTCGGGAATCCTAATGTAGGGAAATCTACGGTTTTCAATGCACTTTGTAACAAAAAGCAGAAAACCGGAAATTATGCAGGAGTTACCGTAGCGAGCCATTCCGGAAATTACACTTATAAAAACGAGGAAGTTGAGGTGATCGACTTACCGGGTTCGTACAGTGTATATCCAAGCTCCGAAGATGAAGCTATTTTTTCCAAATTTCTTATTGACGAACAAAAAAATTATGAAGGAGTAATCTATATCCTTGAAGCATTAAGCTTAAAAAGAGGCCTTCTCCTATTTCAGCAGATACAGGATTTAGGCATCCCGATGATATTGGTGGTTAATCAGATCGACCAGGCAGAAAGAAGAGGCATCACTATTGATATTCAGAAGTTTTCTGATGCCTTGGGTATTAAAATTATCCAGACCAACGCCAAAGAACAGTTGGGAATAGACCAGATCAAAGAAGCTGTACTTAATAATGGGTTTGTAAAAACAGATACAGCCTCCTTCGAAATACCCAATGAACATAAAGATTTTATTCAGAAAATAGCTGCGAACAGTGGCATAAACAATGAATATAAGGCTTGGATGAACCTTTCTACAGGGTCGAGCCTTGGAAAGATACAATCCATAAAAGAACTTATCAATGAGCCGGATTCCAAAAGCCTGGTGCCAAAAAGACTTCAGGTACAGGAAACAGTAAGAAGATATCAGAATGTTGACAAAATTTTAGCAGATGTTATCTCTAAAAAAGCCCAGTTTAAAGAACTTCTGACTGAAAAGCTGGATAAAGTTCTTGTCCACAAATTCTGGGGATACATTGTTTTTCTGATGATTCTATTGGTCATTTTCCAAAGTGTTTTTTTCCTGGCAGAATATCCGATGAACTGGATCGATGATTTCTTCTCATGGCTGGCTGCATTTACAGCAGAACATTTACCGGATGGCCCTATCAACTCACTGATCTCAAACGGAATTGTTCCTGGAATCGGGGGAATTGTGGTATTTGCACCACAGATCGGGATTCTGTTATATTTCCTTTATTTACTGGAAGATTCAGGATATATGGCAAGAGTTGTGTTTCTAATGGACAGGATGTTACGACCATTTGGACTGAATGGTAAAAGTATTGTGCCGCTCGTTTCAGGAACAGCCTGTGCTATTCCGGCAGTAATTTCCACAAGAAATATTGAAAATGTAAAAGAAAGACTTTTAACCATATTAGTGACACCTTTTATGACCTGTTCTGCAAGACTTCCGGTCTACAGTATTATCATCGGGTTGATTATCTCAGAAGGCTCTTTTCTTGGAATCAAGTATAAAGCATTGGTGCTGATGGGAATGTACCTTTTAGGTTTTCTGGTAGCCTTATTTTCAGCAGCAATCCTTAAAAGATTTATTAAAAATGAAGGCAAAACCTATCTTGTGATGGATCTTCCGGCCTATAAAAAACCACTTTTCGGATATGATTTTAAAATGGTTTTAGGTAAGGTTTGGGAGTTTATAACAGGTGCGGGAAAGATCATTTTTATCGTCAGTATCATTATTTGGTTCCTGAGCTATTTCGGACCTAAACAGAAGCCTGAGCAATTTGTGGCAACTAATGTTGAGCTGGACCATTCCTACCTTGCGAAAATGGGGAAAGGAATCGAACCGCTTATTGAACCTCTCGGTTATGACTGGAAAATGGGTGTAGGAATTCTGACAAGTTTTGTGGCGAGAGAAGTTTTCGTAGGAACCATGTCTACTTTGTACAGCCTTGAAGATGATGCTCCCGAAGTGAAAGTAATTGATAAAATGAGAAGAGACGTGAAACCCAATGGAGAGAAAGTTTTCAGCTTTGCCACAGGGATTTCAGTGCTCTTGTTTTATGCGTTTGCAATGCAGTGTGTTTCTACGCTTGCAGTAGTCTACAGAGAAACCAAAAGCTGGAAATGGACCGGCCTTCAGGTAGCAATGATGACCGGTTTGGCATATTTTGTGTCGTTGATAGCATATCAGATTTTAAAATAA
- a CDS encoding FeoA family protein — protein MNLDKLSGFPKNKMGKILGYDNDHLKMPNKIIEMGLLPETIFRILYQAPFSGPMYVEFGEEKSRIALREEEGNYIIVEELN, from the coding sequence ATGAATTTAGATAAATTAAGCGGATTCCCTAAAAACAAAATGGGGAAGATTTTAGGTTATGATAATGATCACCTGAAAATGCCAAACAAGATCATAGAAATGGGGCTTTTGCCGGAAACTATTTTTAGGATATTGTATCAGGCACCATTCAGTGGACCTATGTATGTAGAATTTGGAGAAGAAAAAAGCCGCATTGCCCTACGTGAAGAAGAAGGAAATTATATTATTGTTGAAGAATTGAATTAA